TTAACcatatcaaacatattatccACCATGTTAATGCtacttatatacatgccaaaatatgtcaaaacaCAAACTAAATTAAATGGCCATATTCACAACAAAGCACATAGGCCAActttagccaaaatacctatacatgccattataatcaaatttaaacatccGTAAGTACcgaaagagccgatggatagtgtgatagatctccgacaacTTTCCAACCCGAATGAGCTTCCGATAACTACaaatacagaaaaataaacacaaattaaGCATGccatgcttagtaagttcgtaacaaatatagtttaaatttgaCAATACATTAAACAACCATAAAGCATATACATCCCAATTCAACATGAGAACAACTAattcaaaaacttatatatatatgttcatacTCTTAATTTCCACAAAGGTACACATTACCTACCTTTCatcataataatgaaatttacatTGAAAGCTTTTACCGAAGCTCACACGAGGTAATACTACGATGATTAACACATCCCTTTTCATAAATCGATAACCGAAGTTATCCCTTTTGATGCGGaaacccggatctagacacaagagaaacacaaattagaaataaaacgagaataataaaattagttaaataataaaattagttaaacaaatttggaagaaaacaaatactctcttttttattattcccccaatgtgtagaaagcaagcctatttataggcaaaatacaagagaaattgaaccctaataaaactctttaaaattatctaagaaaataaataaataataacctaaccaatagaATTACTTAaaactcataagtgatgtgtcccaaccaatgagaattaagtaaataataataataataagatacataaaagattaatccaccaatttatgggctttcactattccaagattggtccattgaattgcattcccgtatttgtcaacgtcacgaacatgatgaattaaatttgtagcaacaaagtcttggacaaaagcattcatctttgattttaattgtcgtgccttgcttcgagtgattggaccactaggaaaaacaaccccttgagtgtcacctccttggctcgtatcaacttttcatagttcgatagccgaagctatcctttttcataatttgatggtcgttaccatcccttttcattattCGGTGGTTGTCAccatcctttttcataattgatagccgaagctatccttTTTCATAGATCGATAGCCgaagccatcccttttcattataCGATAGCCgaagccatcccttttcataatttgatggtcgtcaccatcccttttcgtAATTGATAGCCGAagttatcccttttcatatATCGATAGCCgaagccatcccttttcattcGTCGATGATCGCCGTTACGTCGTTGAATTTTCCCTTCAACacacaatttaataatatgcaataataacatttaaatcataattaaaaacactagttaaacgtacgaacttacctcgacaataaATGTAAGAAATGAAGTCGACTAGTCCGAAGTTTTTTCTGTGCCTCGATTTAGAGCCAtacgtggtttatcttgatctaaatgaataaattcagctcaattcaataatcattctattcaatttaaaccaaattcatattttagtaaaattacaattttctcctatacttttgatttttttcaatttagtccttagcttataaaatgaaaattcatgcaattcatgCTTAGCCCACTATATCTGAATTCCATATATGTCCCTAGCAAGCCCTatacttcatttattttacaaattcaccatgtctaatttttatttttcaatttaacccctatttgacaatttcatcaaaaaaatcatttaacaaaagttgtttatctattaaCAACTaatcattttctaccataaaacataaaaaaaaacataatatcattTATGTAAAAACCCTAATCATtttatagttttacaaattactccccgggctagctaaattaagttacaacgactccaaaaacatagaaataattaaaaacgagaTGAAAAATTGCTTACATGCACAAGGTACCCTAGCCGAACCttcaaagcaccaaaaatagtgTTTTATTTCTCCAAAAATAGGAGGAAACAAAGTGAGAAAGATGAtaccaaaattttgttttgttttacttaattaattaatttatttacttatttaatcttttatttaacCTTTGAAAAGTCCATAAATGTCCACTCAACTtaaaaatggtctatttactaaCCAAGTGTTCAAATATGTAAGTTCCATAGCTATTTAGTGCTTTTAGCCTatagaactctaattttgcatcttttgcaatttaattttgtttatttaattaagcatgcaaacgatagaatttcttaatgaaatttttatacggtgttactaacatgctgtagacattaaaataataataaaataaatattttgatgtcaaatttatggtcccgaaactactgttctgatttcactgaaaactgGCTGTTACAAGAGAAATTAGAAATGGGAGATGGGTAACAAAGGTGGATGTGGTGGTATTGGCTAGGTAGTGAGTTTATGGATTGATAGATGGTGGCTCGACTTAATGGATGAAAGTCAATGATAGAGGCGGTATGGTGATTGGACTGTTGAAAGGGGTTTGATGATGCACAGTGGTGATAGTGCACAAAGATATGGCAATAGGTTAGCTTAGAACAATTTActgattattatttttctaaaaatccaATTGCTAAACGCTCATTCTCTATTGCTGGTGTTGTTTTCTCTAGGGGTGAGGAAAACTCTACTCAactcaaaaaaatcgaaaaaaatttcgaatttcaagttaaacgaatagagttattcgagtcaattcaaatattttttcaaatttcgagttcaaatcgagtttggttttcgaattcgaataactcaaataaatcaaatatcaaactataataatttatattattacccCAAACTCCAAAACCTCTTCACTTTCCtcctaaaacttttactcccttcCTCTTTTTCCACCTTCTTCTACCCCAAACccattcccccccccccccgccccttttttttttttaatatttccctcccaaaattttactcctcccaTTTATTCTCCCCCTCCCCCCCTCCCCCCCAAATTTTACTCCCTCAActtccaaaactttttattttccctctaaaattttacttctcaccctttacccccaaataaaaaattaaaatcatccaaaaaaaaatcctaaacctaaataataataattttatttatatatactatttatattattaaattaaatttcacattttgtactaCTTATATTATTGACTTGTTTTATCATATtgaatctttataaatttttgctaaaattgaattattgatgatgccataaaatattcgtgttaaaattttatgttggtatcaatttcatattttatctttaagataattttattaaaaaatcacatttttacatttaatatattttaatttaaaaatacatagtgacaagaatcgaagataattgaagcaactaaacaagcaaaaaagttaacccgtatataaaagattaataaataaattataagggataaaagttaataacaaatttgattacgatGTGTGACAGTGATTATAAGgacctaaaataaatttttttaatttaactcgaacaaatatatttgattcgattcgattcgaattacatctcactcgacttgattcgagaaaatttcaaatcaagttaggataataaaatatgattcttcaactcgattaacttaaaattttttctttcaattcgATTTGATCGAACACTCACCTCTAATTTTATCCTATAATTTGAGAACAGTTGGCATGAGATGAAACAATCTTGCAATTGTTGTTTAGCTATCCAAAGACTATTGCTATATTGGTATATTAGGGGTGGTTGGTGAGGTCACCACTTGCCCCAAACAGTTAAAaagggatcaaattgtaaaacataaaaattaaagttatttttataaattttccttttaatttttttgaaacttttttttataatatttgattttttttgtaattttataaaatttaataacatgtttataaatttaaatatatagattcaaaatattataatttaacattaatgggctaaattcaaaatttttttcggtattgaaataaaatgaaaatatctatAAAAACCATTAGCCCAAATTTggaatcaattttaaaatttttataatttcaatccattaaatttactaaatttattttaattttgtttaataaaaaatatgctACAATGTctgtttttctaaaataaatggTACTTTTTTTACAACTCTATAAACcttttaatactattttataaaatattaattttcatattaaaattaatttttaaaaatcataatagaaaattattttaaaaattttggtaaattataaatatttttattattttataaaataaaattttaattaatactcATAACTAAATTCATGCATTGTTATGGATATACAAActaatttaacctataaatattaatatagtcCCCATTTTTGTGCTTATGAGTGAGCGTCTGATCGAATCtagtgaaaaaatttcgagttaatcgagttcaAGAGtactattttatcatcctaactcaaattcaatttttttatcaagttgagtgaaatgaaattcgagttGAGTCAAATCAAGtgaaattgtttgagttaaattaaaaaattaaacatgtcaagtaaaaatattgttacagttaactaatttcatattagagcacaaaatttgaaaccatatatatttgaaaaaaatttaaagaaacaaaaagatacttgagtatgataaatttgaattattaattaggtacccaaagttattattttagaaattttaaaattttaactttttttatatattttagaatttatttaaattttataattttaaaaatatataaaatgtgaaatatttattaatattttgtattttaaaattattttaaaattttgaaaaatattttgatttttttgtaatttttattgagagagaccaatttgcttattttcaaagttgacaGAGACCAAAAGTGTATTTATATCAatctgttattcgaattatttaaattatttaagttattcaAATTGTGAAATTCAACTTGACTTGAACTCGAAACTCGAATCGagttgactcaaataatttgaataactcgatttaattaacttaaaatttaatatttttttctatttttaaataaatcgagttttactcatgtgttatttataaaaaaaagaaaaagaaaaaaaacacttatttcCATTATTGTGTGGGTATGGTATTATAGAGATGATTTTGATGGTAACCTTTGGTATATGATTAATGATTGTACTTTGGAGAATGGGCCAACCCCTCTCAAAGCTCTCTTCcataccaaaatttataaaagccTCTAACACTACCAACCCATCTCCCGGCCCCAAAGCCCTTCTTTCATTTGAAACCGAAACGACGGCGGATTCAAGTTCTATTGAAACACTACTTTACCCCACAACAGTTCGGATCCTATAGGTAAGTTCGTTAAAAGAATCGAAAGCGGCGGTAAATTCAACTGCGACACAGCAATGGACTCCAACACACAGAATCCAGGCAGCGCGTTAACTGACACGCGCTTCTCCGACCTGAAGCCGCCTCTCTCTGAACCGGTTCTCGAAGCATTATCGCAAGCTGGCTTTAAATTCTGTACTCCTGTCCAAGCCGCCACTATCCCCCTGCTATGCAGTTTCAAGGACGTAGCCGTCGACGCCGCCACCGGCTCTGGAAAAACCCTAGCTTTCCTTATCCCTATTGTAGAGATTCTGCGTCGATCCTCGTCTTCTCCTCCCAAACGTCACCAGGTTTTTTTTCACTCcctgaaaataaattttcccCTACTGTTTTGTcattaatatgtattattttctcttttatgttTGGCTGCTGAGAAAATTAGATGAACACTAGAGCCAAAGcttctctatttttcttcttcatatttGTAACGATAAACCAGTGGCCCCTATTCATATACTCGAAATTGCCTGACTTAAAGATTAGTTTATTATCAAGTTTTGAATATTCCGCAGGTAATGGGGATAATTATATCACCTACGAGGGAGCTTTCGTCGCAAATATATAATGTAGCACAGCCTTTCATTTCTACCTTGCCCAATGTAAAGTCTATGCTTCTTGTTGGAGGTGTTGAGGTGAAAGCGGATGTGAAGAAAATCGAGGAGGAAGGAGCCAATCTACTGATTGGCACGCCTGGTAGACTGTATGACATAATGGACCGGATGGATGTCTTGGATTTTCGTAACCTTGAGGTTGTCATTCTTATTCAAACTGTTGTTATCTTATTAACATGTACGGAAAGTAAGAAATTCTATATTGAAAATGTGCTCAACTGTTGGTTCAATGCTATTGATAGTTTATTTTCCTCACAATTTAATGTCAAAGATTAGAAAGAAATGCTATCATATATTAACAACAGCTAAATAGTAATTAGCTAGCTTGGTGGAATGTTAAGTTTGTTGATCACACATTTCGTTACTTGATGAAAAAACATGACTATTTTTTTATGGTATTCATTTCATACACGCTATTGAATTATCTGTTGCCCTTTTGGTTGGTGCAGATTTTGATTTTAGATGAGGCTGATAGGCTTCTAGATATGGGATTCCAGAAGCAGATAAACTATATAATATCTCGCTTGCCAAAGCTTCGTAGAACTGGTCTTTTTTCAGCTACTCAAACAGAGGCAGTTGAAGAGCTCTCTAAAGCGGGATTGAGGAATCCAGTGAGGGTTGAAGTTAGAGCTGAGACGAAGTCACTGAGTAATTCAGTTTCATCTGAGCAATTAGCCTCATCGAAAACACCTTCAGGCCTTCACCTTGAGGTACACTATACTTTCATCTATTTTCAGTTACCCTTATAATTTTGTTCTTTACTCGATTAAATATTGGCTTTGCTGTTATATCATTTTACATTTTCCCTCAGTCACaacttctttaaaaaattttaccatgTTGACATGTtctaaaatcaattttctttgaGCAGTTCAAATCGTGTTTGAATTTCCAGTTATTTGTAAAagtgttttattttcattctgcAGTATTTGGAATGTGAAGCAGATAAGAAAGCATCACAGCTTGTTGATCTCCTTGTAAAGACCAAATCTAAAAAAGTTATAGTGTAAGTTATGCATGAAGATTCCCtctatggtttttattttacagAAAATGACAATTAGTTTTTGTTGGTTACCATacgatttaattatttatgcaGATATTTCATGACTTGTGCTTGTGTTGATTACTGGGGAGTTGTTCTTCCATGTCTCAATGCTTTGAAGGGATTCTCATTAATTGCTTTACATGGAAAGATGAAGCAGGTAAAATAACGGAGATCAGTATGGCTTGTCCATTAATAAGTTTGGAAATTCGTGAACTAATTGTTGTGTATTCTGATGTATTTAATCTTTTGCTGCTCTATAGACTGCCAGGGAGAAAGCATTAGCTTCATTTACCTCTCTTTCAAGTGGCATTCTTCTATGTACTGATGTTGCAGCACGTGGACTTGACATTCCTGGTGTTGATTGTATAGTACAGGTTGCTTAATATCCAAAAGgcattttaaatttactaatacaTACCTacttagaaaattaaatcaaggtTACTAGCTGCTAGTATTTGCTCGAATTTCTGAGAGATGATACATGTCTATGGCCTATCTGCTTGGTTCTTTTGCAGTATGATCCCCCTCAAGATCCAAATGTATTTGTTCACAGAGTTGGGAGAACTGCTCGTTTGGGTAGACAAGGAAGTGCCATTGTTTTCCTATTTCCTAAGGTGCATTATATGCGATCTTTCCTTGTTTGAGTGTGTGGTTTTTGTAGTTTTAATTTCTGATTTGGAATTTTAATGTAGATCACTGTGCTTATTTCCACCATTTTAATGGTTTGATCAAATTTGAGACATTTTTCCAGGAGGAAGCTTATATAGAATTTTTGCGCATAAGAAGGGTTCCTCTTCAAGAAAGGAAATGCATAGATGATGTTGCTGATGTTGTTCCTCAGGTAaagaaaatttgtattttgataACATCTTTGCTACATGTACTGTATTATCAT
The sequence above is a segment of the Gossypium raimondii isolate GPD5lz chromosome 4, ASM2569854v1, whole genome shotgun sequence genome. Coding sequences within it:
- the LOC105779471 gene encoding DEAD-box ATP-dependent RNA helicase 18, which encodes MDSNTQNPGSALTDTRFSDLKPPLSEPVLEALSQAGFKFCTPVQAATIPLLCSFKDVAVDAATGSGKTLAFLIPIVEILRRSSSSPPKRHQVMGIIISPTRELSSQIYNVAQPFISTLPNVKSMLLVGGVEVKADVKKIEEEGANLLIGTPGRLYDIMDRMDVLDFRNLEILILDEADRLLDMGFQKQINYIISRLPKLRRTGLFSATQTEAVEELSKAGLRNPVRVEVRAETKSLSNSVSSEQLASSKTPSGLHLEYLECEADKKASQLVDLLVKTKSKKVIVYFMTCACVDYWGVVLPCLNALKGFSLIALHGKMKQTAREKALASFTSLSSGILLCTDVAARGLDIPGVDCIVQYDPPQDPNVFVHRVGRTARLGRQGSAIVFLFPKEEAYIEFLRIRRVPLQERKCIDDVADVVPQIRSAALKDRDVMEKGLRAFVSFIRAYKEHHCSYIFRWKELEIGKLGTGYGLLQLPSMPEVKHHSLSTEGFTPVENINMDDIKFKDKSREKQRKKNLQTKKEREQQESKPEKPKKATNAAASVMRKKTAKQRRAAQTIEDEEELTREYRLLKKLKKGAIDETEFAKLTGAEDLV